Proteins encoded within one genomic window of Pirellulales bacterium:
- a CDS encoding sialate O-acetylesterase: protein MPLRSPYQRLIAAALCGLLLTATAHAAVKPNALFSDGAVLQHGMKVPVWGTAKDGEKVTVSFQGQEVSTTAKDGRWRADLAPLKAGGPFEMTITGENSLKLGNILVGEVWIASGQSNMQWSVKQSDNPEQNIKESANPQIRLITVPRRATAEPQNDIDAKWQECGPESVPDFSAVAYFFGRDLQKQLKVPVGLISTNYGGTPAEAWTSHGALAAEPALKSLADMPAND from the coding sequence ATGCCTCTACGCTCTCCCTATCAACGATTAATTGCCGCCGCGCTGTGCGGCCTTTTGCTGACGGCCACCGCGCATGCGGCCGTTAAGCCCAACGCGTTGTTCTCCGACGGCGCCGTCCTGCAGCACGGAATGAAAGTGCCCGTCTGGGGCACGGCAAAAGACGGCGAGAAGGTGACCGTCAGTTTCCAGGGTCAAGAAGTCTCGACCACGGCCAAGGACGGGCGTTGGCGAGCCGATCTCGCGCCGCTCAAGGCTGGTGGCCCCTTCGAGATGACCATCACCGGTGAGAACTCGCTCAAGCTCGGCAACATCCTGGTAGGCGAAGTCTGGATTGCCAGCGGTCAGTCCAACATGCAATGGTCCGTCAAGCAGAGCGATAATCCCGAGCAGAACATCAAGGAATCGGCCAACCCGCAGATCCGGCTGATTACCGTCCCCCGTCGCGCGACAGCCGAGCCGCAAAACGACATTGATGCCAAGTGGCAGGAATGCGGGCCAGAGTCTGTGCCCGATTTTTCGGCCGTGGCCTATTTCTTTGGTCGCGATTTGCAGAAGCAATTGAAGGTGCCGGTCGGCTTGATTAGCACCAACTACGGCGGCACGCCGGCAGAAGCATGGACGAGCCACGGCGCCTTGGCCGCAGAGCCAGCGCTGAAGTCGCTTGCCGACATGCCAGCCAACGAC